A window from Peromyscus eremicus chromosome 5, PerEre_H2_v1, whole genome shotgun sequence encodes these proteins:
- the Inhba gene encoding inhibin beta A chain, with protein MPLLWLRGFLLASCWIIVRSSPTPGPEGHGAAPDCPSCALATLPKDGPNSQPEMVEAVKKHILNMLHLKKRPDVTQPVPKAALLNAIRKLHVGKVGENGYVEIEDDIGRRAEMNELMEQTSEIITFAESGTARKTLHFEISKEGSDLSVVERAEVWLFLKVPKANRTRTKVTIRLFQQQKHPQGSLDMGDEAEEMGLKGERSELLLSEKVVDARKSTWHIFPVSSSIQRLLDQGKSSLDVRIACEQCQESGASLVLLGKKKKKEVDGDGKKKDGSDGAVEEEKEQSHRPFLMLQARQSEDHPHRRRRRGLECDGKVNICCKKQFFVSFKDIGWNDWIIAPSGYHANYCEGECPSHIAGTSGSSLSFHSTVINHYRMRGHSPFANLKSCCVPTKLRPMSMLYYDDGQNIIKKDIQNMIVEECGCS; from the exons ATGCCCTTGCTTTGGCTGAGAGGATTTCTGTTGGCAAGTTGCTGGATTATAGTGAGGAGTTCCCCCACCCCAGGACCCGAGGGGCACGGCGCAGCCCCGGACTGCCCGTCCTGTGCGCTGGCCACCCTTCCGAAGGATGGACCTAACTCTCAGCCAGAGATGGTAGAGGCTGTCAAGAAACACATCCTAAACATGCTGCACTTGAAGAAGAGACCCGATGTCACCCAGCCGGTGCCCAAGGCGGCGCTTCTCAACGCGATCAGAAAGCTTCATGTGGGCAAAGTGGGGGAGAACGGGTACGTGGAGATAGAGGACGACATTGGCAGGAGGGCCGAAATGAATGAACTCATGGAGCAGACCTCGGAGATCATCACCTTTGCCGAGTCAG gTACAGCCAGGAAGACACTGCATTTCGAGATTTCCAAGGAAGGCAGTGACCTGTCAGTAGTGGAGCGTGCAGAAGTCTGGCTCTTTCTGAAAGTCCCCAAGGCCAACAGAACCAGGACCAAAGTCACCATCCGTCTGTTTCAGCAGCAgaagcacccacagggcagcttggACATGGGGGATGAGGCTGAGGAAATGGGCTTAAAGGGGGAGAGGAGTGAACTGTTGCTATCAGAGAAAGTGGTTGACGCTCGGAAGAGTACCTGGCACATCTTTCCAGTGTCTAGCAGCATCCAGCGCCTGCTGGATCAGGGAAAGAGTTCCCTTGATGTGCGGATTGCTTGTGAGCAGTGCCAGGAGAGTGGTGCCAGCCTAGTGCTCCtgggcaagaagaagaagaaagaagtagatggagatgggaagaagaaagatggaaGTGATGGAGCagtggaagaggaaaaggaacaaTCACATAGACCTTTCCTCATGCTGCAGGCTAGGCAGTCCGAAGACCATCCTCACCGCAGGCGTAGGCGGGGCTTGGAGTGTGATGGCAAGGTCAACATCTGCTGTAAGAAACAATTCTTTGTCAGCTTCAAGGACATTGGCTGGAATGACTGGATCATTGCTCCTTCTGGCTATCATGCCAACTATTGTGAGGGTGAGTGCCCAAGCCACATAGCAGGCACCTCTgggtcctctctctcttttcactcAACAGTCATCAACCACTACCGCATGAGGGGTCATAGCCCCTTTGCCAACCTTAAGTCATGTTGTGTGCCCACCAAGCTGAGACCCATGTCCATGCTATATTATGATGATGGTCAAAACATCATCAAAAAGGACATTCAGAACATGATTGTGGAGGAATGTGGCTGCTCCTAG